A single window of Cryptococcus neoformans var. neoformans JEC21 chromosome 3 sequence DNA harbors:
- a CDS encoding tRNA guanylyltransferase, putative, translated as MAKSRFEYVKKFELPDPLVPNTYIIVRIDGKGFHKFSDVHSFDKPNDIRALKLMNTAAKAVLNEYKDVVMAFGESDEYSFLLRRTTTLYNRRRSKINSSIVSLFTSAYVFHWASFFPNTPLLYPPSFDARVVLYPNVKEVRDYFSWRQADTHINNLYNTTFWALVHDGLTTAEANKALQGTNSKDKNEILFTKFGINYNTLPEMFRKGSVCVRSLSLEEPQGSLAEQQAAHGIMTLSIVPSTSGNSNTILSQKEKVYQGTEGSPMVLHMDIINDIFWSERPWLLS; from the exons ATGGCAAAGTCACGTTTCGAATACGTCAAGAAGTTCGAGCTTCCGGATCCTCTTGTACCAAACACATATATCATTGTCCGAATTGATGGCAAAGGTTTCCATAA GTTTTCTGATGTGCACTCCTTCGATAAACCAAATGACATCCGAGCACTAAAACTTATGAATACAGCGGCAAAAGCTGTGTTGAATGAGTATAAGGATGTTGTTATGGCTTTCGGAGAGAGCGACGAATACAG CTTCTTATTACGAAGAACAACAACGCTCTATAATCGGCGCCGCAG CAAAATAAACTCATCAATAGTGTCTCTATTCACATCTGCCTATGTCTTCCATTGGGCGTCTTTTTTCCCAAACACCCCTTTACTTTATCCACCAAGTTTTGATGCACGAGTTGTATTATACCCCAATGTAAAAGAAGTGCGTGATTATTTCAGCTGGCGTCAAGCAGACA CTCATATCAATAACCTGTACAACACAACTTTTTGGGCTTTGGTCCATGATGGGTTAACAACAGCAGAGGCAAATAAAGCTCTGCAG GGGACTAACTCAAAGGACAAAAATGAGATCCTATTCACTAAGTTTGGTATTAACTACAACACATTACCAGAGATGTTCAGAAAGGGAAGTGTGTGTGTTAGAAGTTTGTCTCTTGAAGAGCCTCAAGGGTCACTTGCAGAACAGCAAGCAGCACATGGTATTATGACCTTGAGTATTGTACCATCAACATCAGGGAACAGTAACACAATACTATcacagaaggagaaagtgTATCAGGGGACTGAAGGCAGCCCCATGGTTCTGCATATGGACATCATCAATGACATATTCTGGAGTGAAAGGCCTTGGTTATTATCATAA
- a CDS encoding DNA repair and recombination protein pif1, mitochondrial precursor, putative, whose product MPILTARTLSSSNPNNTSKGTLSRVTSFKRSWGEEDGPESSQLDWSPSPEIVQRKGNILPSSGPLQSTTTSPSLPESAAKEIASQRRRKAILAALNQNKETVYASPVLDWRSGQTSSTFASPQDINCDISVPSVATHCPGSSIRHVNQTLPSLPKRPLPWEGDQKARKKVYTQTSLTPKENAQPKSTSSALNIKQRVTLSEEQQKVLSLVVQQQKNVFFTGSAGTGKSVLLREIIHSLRNKYARNPDAVAVTASTGIAACNIGGVTLHSFGGVGLATDTPEILLRKLKMNKKASGRWTKTKVLIIDEVSMVDGAMFDKFCKLGQLIRKNSKPWGGIQIIVTGDFFQLPPVTKNGGMPKFAFEAEMWDETIHLSVNLTKVFRQKDQRFVDMLNEMRFGRLSNESIIAFKSLARPLKFNDGIEPTALFPRREDVDRANLSRLNQLDSVGFTYHSIDGGSAEANQREKLLSNFMAPKIIELKENAQVMLVKNLDETLVNGSMGKVIGFTYKNMFQCDDLGKWTPDADLKDLEEEDKMKSLAVRQALRDKYQAKGANPLPVVRFKVPGGGTRDVLMEMDVFKAELPNGEVQASRSQLPLILAWAMSIHKSQGQTLDRVRVDLGKVFEKGQAYVALSRATSLEGLQVTGFTAEKVMAHKKVAVWSSTLKDLNLV is encoded by the exons ATGCCTATTCTTACGGCCCGCACACTTTCATCGTCCAATCCCAACAACACATCAAAGGGGACTCTTTCTCGCGTAACCTCTTTCAAACGCAGttggggagaggaggatggacCAGAGTCTAGTCAACTGGATTGGAGTCCAAGCCCAGAAAT cGTCCAAAGAAAAGGCAATATACTGCCATCTTCAGGCCCTTTGCAGTCCACAACAACTTCGCCCAGTCTTCCAGAATCTGCCGCAAAAGAAATTGCGTCTCAAAGACGTCGCAAAGCTATTCTTGCTGCATTAAATCAAAACAAAGAGACCGTATATGCCTCTCCAGTTCTCGACTGGCGTTCAGGGCAAACATCATCTACTTTTGCCTCGCCTCAAGACATCAATTGTGATATTTCAGTTCCATCCGTCGCAACTCATTGCCCTGGCTCTTCCATACGTCATGTGAACCAAACACTCCCGTCTTTGCCAAAACGGCCGCTACCTTGGGAGGGAGATCAGAA GGCTCGCAAGAAAGTTTACACCCAAACCAGTTTGACGCCAAAGGAAAACGCTCAGCCCAAATCGACAAGCTCTGCCCTCAACATCAAACAGCGTGTGACCCTTAGCGAAGAACAGCAGAAGGTCTTGAGTCTGGTAGTACAGCAGCAGAAAAACGTGTTTTTCACAGGCAGTGCAG GTACCGGTAAATCTGTTCTACTACGGGAAATTATCCACAGTTTACGAAACAAATACGCCAGAAACCCAGATGCTGTTGCAGTAACAGCCTCGACAGGAATTGCAGCTTGCAACATCGGTGGAGTGACCTTACATTCATTTGGTGGCGTTGGGCTTGCAACAGATACGCCAGAAATACTTCTCAGGAAGCTCAAAATGAACAAAAAGGCATCAGGAAGATGGACGAAAACAAAGGTATTAATTATCGACGAAG TGTCTATGGTAGATGGGGCTATGTTTGACAAATTTTGCAAACTCGGGCAACTAATTCGTAAAAATAGCAAACCTTGGGGAGGTATACAAATCATTGTGACGGGGGACTTCTTTCAATTACCTCCTGTGACTAAGAACGGAGGTATGCCCAAATTTGCTTTCGAAGCGGAGATGTGGGATGAGACAATTCATCTATCTGTGAATCTAACTAAGGTATTCCGTCAGAAGGACCAAA GATTCGTTGACATGCTCAACGAGATGCGTTTTGGTCGCCTTTCTAATGAATCAATCATCGCCTTCAAATCACTTGCACGTCCCCTCAAATTTAATGATGGAATTGAACCCACCGCCCTCTTCCCTAGACGCGAAGATGTTGACCGCGCCAATTTATCACGCCTCAATCAGCTTGATTCCGTCGGCTTCACTTACCATTCTATCGATGGGGGCAGTGCAGAAGCAAATCAACGCGAGAAACTCCTTTCCAATTTCATGGCACCCAAAATAATTGAACTCAAGGAGAACGCACAGGTCATGTTAGTCAAAAATCTAGACGAGACCCTTGTAAATGGTTCAATGGGCAAAGTGATTGGATTCACTTACAAAAATATGTTCCAATGCGACGATTTGGGCAAATGGACACCTGACGCTGACCTGAAagatttggaagaagaggataaGATGAAAAGTTTAGCAGTCAGACAGGCATTGAGAGATAAGTACCAAGCCAAAGGGGCAAATCCGTTGCCGGTAGTGCGTTTTAAGGTGCCTGGAGGCGGCACAAGGGACGTTCtgatggaaatggatgtCTTTAAGGCGGAACTGCCAAATGGGGAAGTGCAGGCGTCGCGATCACAG TTGCCACTGATCCTTGCGTGGGCCATGTCCATACACAAATCGCAAGGACAAACCCTTGATCGTGTGAGAGTCGACCTCGGCAAGGTCTTTGAAAAGGGCCAAGCGTATGTGGCCCTTTCCCGAGCAACATCTCTGGAAGGATTACAGGTTACAGGATTTACGGCAGAAAAG GTGATGGCCCATAAGAAGGTTGCCGTCTGGTCCAGCACTCTCAAGGATCTGAATCTCGTATAA
- a CDS encoding expressed protein has product MILPEDTKAPISSDDEFDDDFASLPPSPYLPSRLLPAQDANQQYPFEYPASPSSAVTQPLFLPESDDIELGPAPPYTPNDPFQSQLQRRNERKSYLRGKAGKRFILGIVWGMGLWVGMMGMGALGWRFLGPGSQPRHRGPRQPQSVFPETPPAKDPWLRQSIECVPFSSTGWAPFSPSDLVGFSDPLEQIKEEQRSLNATFYLPLDSEVFVEMWQGPAAIGPIIFSSYDAHSEEEWKGIDDQGSIVAHDGQGRKPGQGEYVRVIVETIIDVELGARDELDGQNSAGWEMLAASSVCLNRRGPTINVTLSEEDLDDTVGDGSQNEEHNRFIWDRPTKNGYGVEIVTNHPLESLYPDRKGNPLQFRVHVALPSLATQEHKHDIAPSSSFVRSLDVRAGNSAIYVDGLQDVRIGELSLFSEFGEVTLQKPRLENLMVRTTGKVVGEVAVSNDMTIDTPIGEIHLNISLAAPPRFNLINCPTSESVHQSASDVPHLLTPGPPPFMSTLPPVNVNVRSGGDRVIVHYADWEVPCRDLRMDVFSLIGDVQIFPHPLFQGPFRLMTSKGPINVDLGNALIPDPEGLGRWRNITLEERDRMGSHFYLGNVAWQAESVANHLDQSTHEVISVSLPVDGQGIVDRKMHPSSAEDHGSRPDSKTERGIHVRTSVGAINVTF; this is encoded by the exons ATGATCCTACCAGAAGACACCAAAGCGCCGATATCGTCAGACGACGAATTCGACGACGATTTCGCCTCCTtacctccttccccttaCCTTCCGTCTCGCTTGCTTCCGGCTCAGGATGCTAATCAGCAGTACCCTTTTGAATACCCCGCATCACCTAGTTCCGCCGTCACTCAGCCCCTTTTTCTCCCCGAATCAGACGACATTGAGTTGGGACCAGCTCCACCTTATACACCGAACGATCCTTTTCAATCGCAGTTACAACGCAGgaatgagaggaagagttaTCTACGTGGAAAAGCGGGCAAAAGATTTATATTGGGGATAGTATGGGGGATGGGTTTATGGGTTGGTATGATGGGTATGGGCGCTCTAGGATGGAGATTTTTGGGACCAGGATCACAACCCAGACACCGAGGGCCCAGACAGCCGCAGTCTGTTTTCCCCGAAACACCACCGGCGAAGGATCCGTGGCTGCGACAGTCCATTGAATGTGTCCCTTTTTCCTCCACTGGATGGGCGCCATTCAGCCCGTCGGATCTGGTTGGTTTCTCCGACCCGCTTGAACAGATTAAGGAAGAGCAGCGAAGTTTGAACGCGACATTTTACCTACCTCTTGACAGCGAGGTCTTTGTGGAGATGTGGCAGGGCCCCGCCGCAATAGGCCCCATAATTTTCTCTAGCTACGATGCTcattcggaggaagagtggaagGGTATTGACGACCAAGGTAGCATCGTCGCCCACGACgggcaaggaagaaaacCCGGACAAGGGGAATATGTTCGTGTCATTGTGGAAACCATTATAGACGTCGAGTTGGGTGCAAGAGACGAACTTGATGGGCAGAACAGTGCGGGATGGGAGATGCTTGCTGCCTCAAGTGTGTGCCTGAATCGCAGAGGTCCTACAATCAACGTCACCCTATCGGAGGAAGACCTCGATGACACGGTAGGTGACGGCAGTCAGAACGAAGAACACAATCGATTCATCTGGGACCGCCCGACGAAAAATGGATATGGCGTGGAAATTGTCACCAATCATCCTCTCGAATCCCTGTATCCCGATAGGAAGGGTAATCCTCTACAATTCCGCGTTCACGTCGCATTGCCTTCTTTGGCAACACAGGAGCATAAGCATGACATTGCACCTTCCTCAAGTTTTGTACGTTCCCTTGATGTCCGGGCAGGAAACTCTGCCATCTATGTCGATGGGCTACAGGATGTGCGCATCGGTGAATTATCGTTATTTAGCGAATTTGGAGAGGTCACTTTGCAAAAACCGAGACTGGAGAACTTGATGGTGAGGACGACTGGGAAGGTTGTGGGGGAGGTCGCTGTGTCTAATGATATGACAATTGATACTCCGAT AGGTGAAATACATCTCAATATCTCTCTTGCAGCGCCGCCGCGTTTCAACCTGATAAATTGTCCCACTTCAGAGTCTGTGCATCAATCTGCGTCAGATGTACCGCACCTCCTAACGCCTGGCCCACCCCCCTTCATGAGCACCTTGCCACCTGTCAATGTCAATGTCCGATCGGGGGGCGATCGCGTCATCGTACATTATGCTGATTGGGAAGTCCCATGTCGAGACTTACGGATGGATGTATTCTCCCTTATTGGAGATGTACAAA TATTCCCGCATCCGCTTTTTCAAGGCCCATTCCGTCTGATGACCTCCAAAGGTCCTATCAATGTCGACCTCGGTAATGCTCTCATTCCCGATCCCGAGGGTCTTGGACGATGGCGCAACATTACCCTCGAAGAAAGAGATCGCATGGGATCACATTTCTACCTTGGCAACGTCGCCTGGCAGGCTGAATCTGTGGCAAATCACCTGGATCAAAGTACCCACGAAGTGATCAGCGTCAGTTTGCCTGTTGATGGTCAAGGGATTGTTGACCGGAAGATGCACCCTTCGTCTGCTGAGGATCACGGATCTCGTCCTGACTCAAAGACAGAAAGGGGCATACATGTCCGCACAAGTGTAGGAGCCATCAATGTCACATTTTAA
- a CDS encoding expressed protein, which produces MGLWVGMMGMGALGWRFLGPGSQPRHRGPRQPQSVFPETPPAKDPWLRQSIECVPFSSTGWAPFSPSDLVGFSDPLEQIKEEQRSLNATFYLPLDSEVFVEMWQGPAAIGPIIFSSYDAHSEEEWKGIDDQGSIVAHDGQGRKPGQGEYVRVIVETIIDVELGARDELDGQNSAGWEMLAASSVCLNRRGPTINVTLSEEDLDDTVGDGSQNEEHNRFIWDRPTKNGYGVEIVTNHPLESLYPDRKGNPLQFRVHVALPSLATQEHKHDIAPSSSFVRSLDVRAGNSAIYVDGLQDVRIGELSLFSEFGEVTLQKPRLENLMVRTTGKVVGEVAVSNDMTIDTPIGEIHLNISLAAPPRFNLINCPTSESVHQSASDVPHLLTPGPPPFMSTLPPVNVNVRSGGDRVIVHYADWEVPCRDLRMDVFSLIGDVQIFPHPLFQGPFRLMTSKGPINVDLGNALIPDPEGLGRWRNITLEERDRMGSHFYLGNVAWQAESVANHLDQSTHEVISVSLPVDGQGIVDRKMHPSSAEDHGSRPDSKTERGIHVRTSVGAINVTF; this is translated from the exons ATGGGTTTATGGGTTGGTATGATGGGTATGGGCGCTCTAGGATGGAGATTTTTGGGACCAGGATCACAACCCAGACACCGAGGGCCCAGACAGCCGCAGTCTGTTTTCCCCGAAACACCACCGGCGAAGGATCCGTGGCTGCGACAGTCCATTGAATGTGTCCCTTTTTCCTCCACTGGATGGGCGCCATTCAGCCCGTCGGATCTGGTTGGTTTCTCCGACCCGCTTGAACAGATTAAGGAAGAGCAGCGAAGTTTGAACGCGACATTTTACCTACCTCTTGACAGCGAGGTCTTTGTGGAGATGTGGCAGGGCCCCGCCGCAATAGGCCCCATAATTTTCTCTAGCTACGATGCTcattcggaggaagagtggaagGGTATTGACGACCAAGGTAGCATCGTCGCCCACGACgggcaaggaagaaaacCCGGACAAGGGGAATATGTTCGTGTCATTGTGGAAACCATTATAGACGTCGAGTTGGGTGCAAGAGACGAACTTGATGGGCAGAACAGTGCGGGATGGGAGATGCTTGCTGCCTCAAGTGTGTGCCTGAATCGCAGAGGTCCTACAATCAACGTCACCCTATCGGAGGAAGACCTCGATGACACGGTAGGTGACGGCAGTCAGAACGAAGAACACAATCGATTCATCTGGGACCGCCCGACGAAAAATGGATATGGCGTGGAAATTGTCACCAATCATCCTCTCGAATCCCTGTATCCCGATAGGAAGGGTAATCCTCTACAATTCCGCGTTCACGTCGCATTGCCTTCTTTGGCAACACAGGAGCATAAGCATGACATTGCACCTTCCTCAAGTTTTGTACGTTCCCTTGATGTCCGGGCAGGAAACTCTGCCATCTATGTCGATGGGCTACAGGATGTGCGCATCGGTGAATTATCGTTATTTAGCGAATTTGGAGAGGTCACTTTGCAAAAACCGAGACTGGAGAACTTGATGGTGAGGACGACTGGGAAGGTTGTGGGGGAGGTCGCTGTGTCTAATGATATGACAATTGATACTCCGAT AGGTGAAATACATCTCAATATCTCTCTTGCAGCGCCGCCGCGTTTCAACCTGATAAATTGTCCCACTTCAGAGTCTGTGCATCAATCTGCGTCAGATGTACCGCACCTCCTAACGCCTGGCCCACCCCCCTTCATGAGCACCTTGCCACCTGTCAATGTCAATGTCCGATCGGGGGGCGATCGCGTCATCGTACATTATGCTGATTGGGAAGTCCCATGTCGAGACTTACGGATGGATGTATTCTCCCTTATTGGAGATGTACAAA TATTCCCGCATCCGCTTTTTCAAGGCCCATTCCGTCTGATGACCTCCAAAGGTCCTATCAATGTCGACCTCGGTAATGCTCTCATTCCCGATCCCGAGGGTCTTGGACGATGGCGCAACATTACCCTCGAAGAAAGAGATCGCATGGGATCACATTTCTACCTTGGCAACGTCGCCTGGCAGGCTGAATCTGTGGCAAATCACCTGGATCAAAGTACCCACGAAGTGATCAGCGTCAGTTTGCCTGTTGATGGTCAAGGGATTGTTGACCGGAAGATGCACCCTTCGTCTGCTGAGGATCACGGATCTCGTCCTGACTCAAAGACAGAAAGGGGCATACATGTCCGCACAAGTGTAGGAGCCATCAATGTCACATTTTAA